The genomic stretch AACGAAAATGAATAAGGTACATCCGCATCTCCAATACCCCGGAGTCTATTCGGCTGCTCGCTCATCCGGAATTCAATTCGACCGCCCTTCAACAAATCTGCATGAGTAATATAATTCTTCGTGTAAACCTTCCTATTCAACCTCATTCGTTCGACATAACGATGCCCATCATCATTCCCCGAAGCAATGATCTGTATTTTTTTCCCGTTCTCGAAATTAATCGTTACTCTTGGGAAAAGCGGGGCCCCCAACACGTATTGATCCGTCCCCGGACACACGGGATAGAACCCCATGGCCGAGAACACATACCATGCCGATGTCTGCCCGTTATCCTCGTCCCCGCAATACCCGTCCGGACCGGGAGTATACATCCGGTTCATCACCTCTCTCAACCAATACTGCGCCTTCCAAGGCTGTCCGGCATAATTATACAAGTAAATCATATGCTGTATCGGCTGATTCCCGTGAGCATAATTTCCCATATTCATCACGGTCATTTCCCGGATTTCGTGAATCACTCCCCCATAATAACTGGCATCAAACAAAGGAGGTACGGCAAAAACAGAATCCAGCATCCGGACAAAAGTCTCTTTTCCCCCCATCAGATCAATCAACCCCTGCGGATCATGAAACACGGACCACGTATAGTGCCAACTGTTTCCTTCCGTAAAAGCATCCCCCCACTTCAAAGGAGAAAACGGGGTCATAAAACTCCCATCTTGATTCTTTCCCCGCATTAACTTCGTCTCCGGATCAAACAAATGTTTATAATTCATCGCCCGTTTCGCATATTTGTCGATTTCTTCCTCCGGACGTCCCAAAGCTTTCGCCAACCGATAAATACACCAATCGTCATAAGCATATTCCAACGTGCGGGCCGCACTCTCATTAATCCCCACATTATAAGGCACGTATCCCAACTTGTTATAATACTCATTGCCCAAACGTCCAGTGGAAGAAGCCTTGGGATGCACGTGTTCAGTCCCGTGCACCAATCCCGCGTACAACGCCTCGACATCGGCAACCCGAACCCCTTTCAAATAAGCATCCGCCAGAACAGAAGCCGAATTATTCCCGACCATACATCCCCGGTGTCCCGGACTCGCCCATTCTGGGAAAAAACCGCTTTCCTTGTACGTGTTAATCAGCCCCTCTTGAATCTCCCGGTTTCGGGAAGGGTAAACCAGATTCAACAAAGGAAACAAGCAACGGAAGGTATCCCAGAACCCCGTATCCGTATACATGTATCCCGATAACACGTTACCATTATACGGGCTATAATGCACGATATTTCCCGCCGCATCAAACTCGTAAAACTTACGCGGGAAAAGCACCGAACGATACAGACAGGAATAAAATACCCTATATTGATCCAGCGAACCGCCCTCCACTTGAATCGCCCCCAGCACCTCGTTCCATTCCGTCTTACCTTTTTCCACTAATGCATCGAAATCATCATCTCCCAACTCTTTCAAATTTCTTTCCGCCTGTTCCAAACTGATAAACGAAGAAGCCACCCGAGCGTGTACCTTTTCTCCTTTTTCGGTGCGGAAACCGATCACACTTCCCGTATGATTCGCCTGTTGGTATAACTCATCACTTAACTTTCCGTCGGCAAAAGTATGTCGATACTCAAATGACTTATCAAACTCGATCACGAAATAGTTTTTGAAATTCCCCGGAACCCCTCCGCTATTCCGAGTCGTATATCCCTCAATCCGATTGTTACCCACGATCTTGACAAACGAACCCCGGTCAAACGCATCGACAACAACATACGAACGCTCGTTCTCCGGGAAAGTAAACCGGAAAAGAGCCGCACGATCGGTTGTCGTAAACTCGGTAACGACATCATGTTCGGCCAAGTAAACCTTGTAATAATAGGGTTTGGCAACTTCCCCCTTGTGCGAAAACCAACTCGCCCGTTTATCCTGATCAAACTCCGGAGTTCCCACAACAGGCATCAAGGAAAACTGCCCGTAATCGTTAATCCACGGGCTGGGTTGGTGAGTTTGCTTAAAGCCCCGAATCTTATTTGCCGTGTACACGTAAGCCCATCCGTCACCCATTTTTCCCGTCTGAGGCATCCAGAAATTCATCCCCCACGGACGAGCAATAGCCGGGTAAGTATTCCCGGTAGACAGCTCATACGTGGATTGCGTCCCCATCAAAGGATTCACGTATTCCACGGGATCAAAAACACATTGAGCTCGTGCGGGTATTCCCGCACCGAGCCATAAAAAAATTAAAACACAAACAATCAACACCTGACATTTCATAAACACAACACTATAATTCTCATATATTAATACACATTCTACCTGTCCCCCATCGCGATCATGTACTCTTCCCAGAGACGGTCTATATCATACTCCTCTCCTAAACATTTCACATCCCCAACCATTGACATCAAAAGAATATCCCCCAAATCCGAGTGTCCCGTCCCACTCAAATGCGTATGACTAAACCCCACGATCGTCGGATCGTCATACTGAAAACCAGCACAATAACGATACGCATCCTGCTAATAAACCCCATCAATATTATGTGGCACATTTTCCGTATCGGGACTCAACTGCACTGCACCATACGGAACGCAAGCTCCCGGAAAAGTATGCCCCATACTTTTGGTCCCGATAAAAGGATTCACGTAATCTACCGGCTCTTTCTTCTCTTCTTTGTTAGGCAACATAGCCCCGAAACACAACAAAAATACACATAGATTCATTTTATCACTCATTTATTTACACATCGATTTCATTGTATCCAACACACGAATCCCTCATCCTCCCTCCCTATTAAGACAACAAACAAGCAAAAAAGAGGTACAATACGTAAAAATAATTTACCTGTATTTAAATCTAATTCGAAACGTGACGATAAAAACCGCCTCGTTTCGAATTAAAAAATGTCCTACATTCCGGAAAACAGCATCTGTTTATCCGTTAATTACCAAGCTATCTATCGTCCTCGTCTCCTTATCCACACGATAATCCCGGTTATCAACAACAATCCCGGCAACACCCACCAGAATAACCAAGTAGTCACACGCATCCCCGCCTTTCCTAGCTCAATCTTTCTATCCGGAGCCGCCTCCCGACGAGTGTCAACAGGTACCTCACCATCCGACAACCAGTAAAAAGAACCGGACATAAGTAAATAATTCGTGGCAGCAATCTCCCGACGATTTCGACTCCCCTCTCCGTTACTCAAACAATCGGCATCTCCCAACACCACAATTTTTTGTACTTTATCACCCACCTGACGTTGTAAAGCTAAAGCTAGCGGCCACGACTTTTCTATTTCCCCGATAGCCGTATTCAATCGCACGGTATCATCCAGAAAATCCGTTGTCTCCAACTCATTCCAAACCCCGGTAGAATCGCTCATCAACATCGGTATCACCCGAAAACCTTTATCCTCTGAATATTCCATCGGACAACAAGAAGGCATGGTAGCCACCGTCCCAAAACGCACCATAGAAGTAAAAGCATAAGCAATATCCGTAACTGTTGCCGGAGTAGCTTTACCTAATATCAAATCTGCCGGATAATCCTCTGTCGGACGCACCAACACACCCGGAAGAAAACGAACTCCCAATGGTTCCACGATCGGATTCATCTCTTCTACTCTCCGGGGTTCTCCCGCTATCAATAAATTTCCCCCACGATCTATATATCTACTCAACACGGCATATTCTTCCGGAGAATAAGCAGTCTTGACATCCGCTATAACCAAAATATTTATTTCTTCCGGGATATCCTGTTCCAAACGAACTTCACACACGTCAAAACCTTGATTAATCAAAGCATATCTAGCCGGCTTATCGTAAGAGAAACGTAAATAATCACGATCTCCCCCTTTGTTTATATCCCGTTCGCCATGTCCCGTTACAAAACCCACTTTTGGCAGTTTCATCACAATCCGCTTGATCGCCGCCGCAATCTCCTTTTCATCCGGATGCACGATCATATCATCGTATATCCTTAAAAAAGTCTTCTCTCCACTTTCCCGTTCGATCAAACGTACAAAATTCTTTGCTTCACCAGCCAATTCCGGGTATTGTGCAACTACCTCCTCGTAAGGACGCACCTTTGCGGTATCCAACTTCCAAACTTCAGCCACCTCTGCCATTTTCTCCCGTAAAGTATGATTCGGGAAATGACGGTCCAGCACCACGTTCGTCGTCGTATCATAATAATAAACATACTTCAATTTAATCTCAGGCTTAAAACGGATAAATTTAGACAAACGCTCTTTATCCCGATTTATAGCTTCAGGCGAAGCGAACGTATTACGCGACGGCGCTATCAAATTCGAGAAAGTAGTAATTGTCATTCCTCCTTCAGCCATTTTCACAATATCCTGACTATTCTGAGTTAATGTATTTACTTTCATTCGAGTTGCATCATAATACAATTTCAACACGGGCAATGTCGTAAAATAGCCGAGTATAATAGCCAACACACAAACTCCAACATATCTTCCCAGATTCATTGCCAAAGTACTCTTCTGCCGAACTGCATTTAAACGCAAGACTGACAACGAGATAAAAAGGGCTGAAACCAGAATAAAATACACAACATCCTCAGAACAGATCATCCCATTGGCAAACTGACTGGCACGTCCGTTAATAGCCAACCAATAAGTCAAATCCCGTACAAATTCAACATGCTGCCAAGAATTCCCAACGTATCCCAACATGGCAAATATAGCGATCGTTCCAATTGCCGCAACTACCTGATAAGAAGTTAAACTAGACATGAACAAACCGATAGATGCGTAAGTACAAAATAATAAATATATTCCCAACATTCCCGCCAAAACAACCGGCATATCGAAATTCTGAACGATACATGCACTATACAATACCACGACAAAAACTCCCCCCAACATACATAACCCGTACACCATCATGGCAAGAAACTTACCCAAAATAATTTGAGTATTCGTGATCGGAGAAGAATACAGAAGTTTTATAGAACCACTACCGAATTCCCGACTCATCAATCCCATCGTCAACAAGGGAACATAAAAATACAGATTCCGTTGAATCGCCTCGAATAACCCTCTCAATCCTGAAAATATAGACATCGTCAAATTCCCTTGCATACGCCCTAATTCCTGCCCCATCACCTTTGGTTCAAGAATAGAACAATAAGTCATTCCAACTTGAAACAAGAAAATAACCAGAATTAACCAGGCTACCGGCGAATAAAACAACGTTTGCAACTCCGTCAATGCCAATTTATATATCTTTTTCATATCACTTACTATTTACTTTTTTTAGACAACTCTGCAAATATCGAATCCAAAGAACTCTTTTCCTGACGAATCTCAGTTAAATGCCAGCCTTTACGTACACTGGCTTCCACCACCCGGTCTATCACATCCACGGCGTCATTATACTTCAGACGATAATGAATTCCCCCTAAATAACTCACGTCAAGCACTCCCTCCAACTCCTTCAGTTCTGCCTCACCCGGATTTTCCCGCAAAGAAACAAATATCGTATTCGGGATAATATAATTATCAAAATCCCGTACCGTTCCCGAGAAAATTAATTGTCCGTTTTCAATCATAAAAATATGATCACACACAGCCTGCACTTCCGGCAATATATGCGTTGAAAGAATCACCGTACGATCTTCGGCTATCTTTTTAATTAAATTCCGAACTTCTGCAATTTGATTCGGATCCAACCCGTTCGTCGGTTCATCCAGCACAACAAAATCAGGATTGTGAATAATCGCTTGAGCAATCCCAACCCGTTGCTGGTAACCACCGGAAAGATTACGAATCAACCGATTTCGGAAATGTGTTATATTACATTGTTCTAAAACCCGATCTATCGCCTCTCCAACCTGTTTACCCGGGATATCCCGCATATTGGCACAGTGTTTCAAATACTCCTCCACCGTAAGATCCACGTGTAACGGGGCCTTTTGCGGTAAAAAACCGATCAGACGTTTAGCCTCCACCGGATGTTTACGAGTATCGATTCCCCGAATAAACACGTCTCCCTCGGTCTGTTTCAAAACCCCGCACATAATATTCATCGTGGTTGACTTACCTGCACCATTCGACCCCAATAACCCGTAAATACCATTCTTACTTATTTCCAAATTTATATCTTTAACGGCCCAATGAACCGAATACCGGTGAAAAAGATGTTCCACCTTCACAATTGGTTGTTCCATACAATTTTATTTAAGATTTACACAATACGTTCCACTAAAGGCCTAAAAAGACCTTTATCAATTTTTGATTTTAAAGATTCAGTGATTTTAAATTTCATTCGCACCACCTGCCCCGCTTTACAATCACTGAATCATTCTACCTAAACATTACACGTTAAATTTCACATGATTATAATATCGAACTTGCTTTCTCCGACAGGCTTTTTTTACTCGTCGGCTTTCGGTATATTATACTTATTCCAATTCGACCATTTAAATTCAAGATCAACAATTCGACCAAAACCCTCTTTCTGATAAATCAAATGCGTGGGGTCAAAAAGATGTTCATTCTTTATCGTAAACGTCGCAAAAATCCCATTAGCCGTCACAACACCTAACTCAGTTTCCGACGAGTTGGTCTCAAGATCCACGATCACATCTCCCCCTTCAACTTCATCAAACTTATAAGCTTTCTTGGTCGACAAATCATACCAATAAATCGTATTACCACTCGAAAAGAAAAAGTACCCGCGTTGCCTCAACCGATAAAACTTAGAATCTTCACTCAAATACTTCGCCCCGTCAAAATTCGATTGATCACAGCTAGACATGGCTATTGCAGAAAAAGGCGGGTTTACCGTGGGAACAAAATAAGCCACCTGCATATTCAAAGCTTTCACAACGTCTCCTCTCTTGAAAAGGGCAAAAGTGGGTATATCACTCCACGACGATTCCTGCCCGGAACGCATATACAACAAATCCCAGTCCCCGTAATCATTCAAATTTATCAACGTATCCACGTCAAGCATTCGGATCGGATAAAACCTCTTGATAGCAGAAGTATTATACCCGCTCCCGAACCACAACAACCGACGATTTTCCGCATCGTTAAAAGCATTAAAAAAAGCCGCCGTGGGTTTTCCGGTAAAAATGATATCCCGGATATTCAAACGTTCCCCTTCCAACTGCATACGTACTCCCGTGAAAGGAGTCGTGAATAAATCAACATTCCTACCATCACCCAAATAATCCCTAGAATACAAATTTCCATTCTCATCCAACAAAAAATCCACCCCGTTTCCCCAAAAGAAATCCTTCACGTTCAATCCGACAGGTACATCTCCCACGAAATCCTGGGCTACAGTCATCTCTTTAATATAAGACGACCCGTTCAAATACAATGACCCACTCTCTTGAATCACGACCACAACCGTACTATTATTATGTATGATCTGTCTCAACCGCTTCGGCCCACTCCCCAAACTCTCATCCGGGTAAAGTGTCTTGTACAAATCCGGGTACTCCGTATAGAAACACTTTTTATCATCCGTCATTTCCGGCCGAATATATGACAAAGCTGACTCTCCGCTTTTCTCGCTCAAAATCAACCAGCCTTGACTCAAAGCCGCCTGTCCGGTCAACGTCACCTCATCGGAAGAATGCACAACATTCGTGCGCAAATCCATAGCACACATTCTCACCCCTACACTCTTTTCCGCGTTAGGATAAAAATCCAGATCGAAACCGACACAAGCCGTGTCAACAGCGGCAACACCTTCTTTTTTATCCATTATCTCCCACCAATAACTGAAATTCACGGAATCTCCCTCTTGCTCGTATGTCACTTTAGGAGAATAAAAATAACGCTCTCCCAGATAATACGTCTTATTCTGCGGATTCACCTCTAAAGTAATCCCATTCGTGGGAGTATAATCATAATGCCCTTTATCCTCGTAACAGCCATTCAGCATCAATACCCCGGCCGCAAGACTAATATAACTAATTTTATTCATGACTTTTCACAATTAAACATTAACCTCTCACCGGAACTGTAATTCCCGCAAGTTTAATCCCATTATATTCCGTCACACCAGCTTTTTCCTGATCTTCCAACCAATACTTAAACTGCAAAGCGTAAGCACGTTTCTCTGCTGGCGATGCTTCACTCAAGTCCGTTTGATTCGTAACGATAATAAATAACGTATATTTATCATCGCTATACGTACCCAAATAATCATTCACGATACCCCGATCCCACCAATCCGGTTGAGACATTTTATCACTTACTCGCACAATGGCATAATCATTATCCGAAGGAATAACCGTGAAATTCCCATTATCTTTTAAACGCAAAACAATCCGGAACTCATCCTCTTTCATATCTGCCGTACGATTCAACTTCATCCGTAACGTGTCTGAAAAAACACCGGCCCCGAAAGTCACTCGTTCCAGCGAAAAGTGAGTACCCTCAATACCGGTACTCATATCTTTATCCACAACCACCTCGTAATCCAAAGCCGAAGCGAGTACGCTTCCCGCAATCTCTACCGGTAACTTTACCTCAAACGAATTTTCTGTCGGGTAATTGACAAACGACACCCTTACCGAATCCCGATAGGTACTCGTAAAGCGAATATAATTCTCCGGTGCATTATACCTCATAATCTTCTCTTCACTACAAGAGAAAAACACCAAAACAAGGAAAATAACATATATCTTATTCATAACTCTACACTCTATCATTAAATATCAGTTTCACTCTCCGGTACGGGAACAACCCAGCGCCCCGTCATATCAATCGGATCTTCCTCCCCATTATACATATCCCGTCCCAAACGCTTGTGCATATAAAAACTACCTCCCTCCGACAATGTCTCCCGGATAATATCATTATACAAGATTTCCAAGAACTCATTTTTACTCGTTACGTTCAAAGGAATTTTCGCTTCACGGGCAACTCTTAAAGCTTGAAGAATCGATACCGCACGGGACAAATCCGTATCAGCCAAACATTCACACATAATATGATACACCTCGCTCAAGCGAATCACCGGAGCCAAAGGCCCTTGATATGCGATTACATCTTTAGCCTTATCCGTCAAGGCATCCGGGCTTTGCCATCTCAAAGAAGTATAATCACCGCCAATCAACACTTTCAACCTACAATCATCCTTATCTTCTCCAAAAAGCAAATCCGTATTTTTCAAGTAATAAAAACTACCCGGTCCCCGATCGGCCTCGAACAACTCATACTCGGTTTGATTTACCGCCGTGAACAAAATATCCTCATACATCTTACGATACACATCATTTTTAGTACTAGCTTCCCCCATATCGGTTACTTTCGTGAAAAAGAACCAATTCTTCCCGGACAAACCATCCGGTCCGTAGGCATAAACATCATTAGCACACCGCAAAGCGTTCACCTTATCCCCATTCCACAAATATGCCCGGGCTAACAAAGCCGAAGCGGCAAAATAATTCATCCGCGTAGCGCGCCCGTTAAAAAACAACCCGCCTTTCACCGTCGACATATTCGCTTTAATCCTGGCTTCCACACTTTTAACAGCTGACACATTATACAACGTATCATGATATGCCAAACATGTCTTTGCTGCTTCCAAATCCTCGATAATCCTCCCCATCACGTAATCAACAGTCTCTTTCTCCGGAAAATGAAGAGGATAACTCGTCACGTAAGGAATATACCGCTTGCCATCATCCTGCACGGGGGCCGGGGCATACAACCTCATGATCTCAAAATGCATCAACGCACGCATCCCCAAAGCTTCTCCCAACACTAAATCCCGTTCCACTTTCCCGTAAGGGAAAAACGTTGTATCCTTCGTTTCTACCTGCTGTATCAAATTATTACAATTTGCAATCACGTTAAACGCCCGCTTCCATATCGGATCTGTTATTTTATTTGCACTCGAAGTACCGTAGGTATAACTTGTCAGATCCCAATAACGAGCATTAACCTCTTTGTTGTCATAATTCTGCCCCAACACGCTGGCTGCACCCCATGTCAAATCACGCCCGTACAAATCCTGTTGACTAATCAAATAATACAACCCGTTTATCGCTGTCCGGAACCCCTCGTAACTCCCGTATAACTGCTCCTGAGTCACGGTTGTACTGGAATCCACGTCCAACCAATCATTACAAGACCAACACGTGACACAAGCTATGATCCCTGCACATATTTTATTCCATGTTCTTTTCATAACTAAATCCCTTTAAAAAGTTGCATTCAAGGTAAAATTAAATGTTCTCGCAAACGGGTAAGATAAACCTCGTTCCCGTTTTACCGAAGACGTGTAAGCAATCTCATTCATATTCAACTGAAGTTTCATCCGACTAAAACCAATTCGATTAATCAAGTGAGGATCAAACTCGTAACCTAAAGAAAGAGAATTACAATTCACTAGACGATTTTTTTGAACAAAACGGGAAGTAGGACGCGTCACTTGATAACGATCCTTGATCGACTTCAACGGGGCAACATCCCCCGGCTCCAACCAACGTTGCGTGTACACCCTTTTGTCCACGTTACTCTTCCATATATCGGCACACTCCACGTTATCCACCAAAGTTGAATTATACAAATCACCTCCTGTCTCGAACAAAGCTGCCGTGAACAATGTCCACCTCTTCCAACGGAAATTGAACCCAAAAGATCCCTGCAACTTAGGCTCCGTATTGCCCACTACGACCTGATTCGTCGCATTCCAATCATAAGTAACCTTCCCATTGGCATCAAGAAACACTTCTTGCCCGTTCGCCGGAGATATACCCAACGACCGAACAGCATAAATTGACGTCAATGAAGCCCCTTCCGTGTATTTCAACAACGGTTTATTATAATTAGGATACTTCGAATAATAATCATCCACTTTCTGATTATATTCCTTCAACGCATCGGAAATCTCCATTATTCGATTCTTATTATGAGACGCCCGGAAAAACACGTTCAATCCCCAATCCTGCTTTTGAATCGCATTTACGTTCAAATTAACCTCAACACCCCGGTTCCTCACCTTACCCATATTATCTTTATAACTCGTAAAACCCGAAGACGGCACGATAGATACATCCGTGATCAAATCATTCGTAATCTTATCATACCACGACAAATTAAGCGTGTAACGTTTAAACAGAGTCATATCCAACCCCAGATTCAACGTTGATGTCTTCTCCCACGACAAATCCTCATTCCCCATATAAGTCAGCGTATCCCCCATCCCGGTCGTATGCCAAGCTCCGGCCTGCACCGTATACGTGTGACGAGCTGCAAAAGGAGGATAATTCACTTTACCAGTCTCCCCCCATGTTCCTCGAATTCGTAATTGAGAAAAAACACGGTTATCCACTAAAAATCTATAATTATGCATGTTAATTCCCACCCCGGTAGAATAAAAAGTTGCGAAACGCCGGTCACTACCAAACTCGGAAGATCCATCCGTTCGCATTGAAACATCCACCAAATAAATATTCTTATACGAATAATTCCCCATCATAAACAACCCGAACAACCTCGTGTGATTATCAGAAAAAGTAGGTATATTACTAGATAATCTATTCGCATACTGAGGTTTATTCAAATCGGAAGAAGGGAACCCGATATATTTCGTTGACTCATACTCGCTTTTAGAATCCTGCACGTTCATCCCCACGCTCAAATTAACATTATGATCTTTGAACACCCGATTATAACTCAACAAAAGACTCATATCCAAACTAAAATTCTCTGACCGTGACTCACTCAACGTTCCCCGTTCCAAAACATCCTTGCCATCAAAAGTAGCGGAAGCCGGATCTTTAAAATTCCGTGTTTTCGTATCCTTATAGTTAATACTCAACGTACCTTTCAACAAGAAATTCTCTAAAAAAGTAATATTAAATCCCAAATTATTCGTGAATTGATTATAACTACTTCCACTCTCGTTATTCACCATCAACGCCTCGTAAAGCGGATTTACCGAACCGGAATTTTGCCCGTAAACTTTTGGGAAACGATTTACCAACTCCCCGGTTTCCAAATCATACGGGGCAAAATAAGGTTGCATTCTTACATAATCCCCGAAAGAACCATAAGGAGAATTCTCGGACACCGTACGAGCAAAAGAAGCATCATTTGTCACCTGCCACGATTTCATCCGGTAATCCAACTTCAACCCGACACTGAAACGTTCTCGCAAAGACTTCTTCATCACTCCGTTATCCATTCCATAACGCAAATTCAACGCAAAACGGATCGCCTCCATACCCCCGTTTATACTCAAACTATGATTATGATTAACCCCCGTCCGCAAAGGCTTAGAAAGCCAATAAGTATCCACTCCGCGAGTTATATAATTATTCTTCATTCTCCAATCTGCCAACCGGGAAGCATAAGTAGTCCCCAATCCCAGAGGATCATCCGCATCCAGCAAGCCTACCGCAACTTCAGCCTCTAACTTTCCCCGGGCATCCATCAAACTATAAGACGTCAAATCCGGCTGCGTTATAGACCCGGTCAAATTATACGTCACGTTCAATTTTCCCACAGTCGGAGCCACCGATTCGATAACAATCACCCCGTTAGCCGCACGAGAACCGTAAATCGCTGTTGCTGCCGCATCTTTCAATATCGTTATATTCTCAATCAAATTCGGATCCATATCATAAATCTTCTCTGCAGACACTTCATACCCGTCTAAAATAAAAACAGGCAAATTCGGGTTAGCTGTCAACGCATATTCCGACGTTTCGGATTGCAACACCTCCAACTCGGAGACGCCACTAATCCCGGAACGCCCCCGCACGTAAAACTCCGGTAAAGTATTCGGATCAGACCCCATCTCGTTATTCTCCATGATACGTAACGAAGGATCAAAAACCTGTAAAGCCGCAATCACGTTACCTTGAGAAACCTTCAATAATTCTTCCCGCTTCACCTCCGTGTAAGCTCCCGTAAAACTAGATTTACGAATGGTCGCATATCCCGTAACAACGACTTCCTCAACCTCCGTCACGTCCGGCTTCATCTTCACGTTCACAACCTTCGTGCTATCCTCAATCACAACTTCCTGCTTCTCATAACCGATGGATGTAAATACCAGCGTCACGGGTAATTTCATAGCTAAAGCATATTTAAACTTCCCGTCAACATTACTGGAAAATCCCACGCTCGTA from Butyricimonas virosa encodes the following:
- a CDS encoding Gldg family protein; this encodes MKKIYKLALTELQTLFYSPVAWLILVIFLFQVGMTYCSILEPKVMGQELGRMQGNLTMSIFSGLRGLFEAIQRNLYFYVPLLTMGLMSREFGSGSIKLLYSSPITNTQIILGKFLAMMVYGLCMLGGVFVVVLYSACIVQNFDMPVVLAGMLGIYLLFCTYASIGLFMSSLTSYQVVAAIGTIAIFAMLGYVGNSWQHVEFVRDLTYWLAINGRASQFANGMICSEDVVYFILVSALFISLSVLRLNAVRQKSTLAMNLGRYVGVCVLAIILGYFTTLPVLKLYYDATRMKVNTLTQNSQDIVKMAEGGMTITTFSNLIAPSRNTFASPEAINRDKERLSKFIRFKPEIKLKYVYYYDTTTNVVLDRHFPNHTLREKMAEVAEVWKLDTAKVRPYEEVVAQYPELAGEAKNFVRLIERESGEKTFLRIYDDMIVHPDEKEIAAAIKRIVMKLPKVGFVTGHGERDINKGGDRDYLRFSYDKPARYALINQGFDVCEVRLEQDIPEEINILVIADVKTAYSPEEYAVLSRYIDRGGNLLIAGEPRRVEEMNPIVEPLGVRFLPGVLVRPTEDYPADLILGKATPATVTDIAYAFTSMVRFGTVATMPSCCPMEYSEDKGFRVIPMLMSDSTGVWNELETTDFLDDTVRLNTAIGEIEKSWPLALALQRQVGDKVQKIVVLGDADCLSNGEGSRNRREIAATNYLLMSGSFYWLSDGEVPVDTRREAAPDRKIELGKAGMRVTTWLFWWVLPGLLLITGIIVWIRRRGR
- a CDS encoding ABC transporter ATP-binding protein, yielding MEQPIVKVEHLFHRYSVHWAVKDINLEISKNGIYGLLGSNGAGKSTTMNIMCGVLKQTEGDVFIRGIDTRKHPVEAKRLIGFLPQKAPLHVDLTVEEYLKHCANMRDIPGKQVGEAIDRVLEQCNITHFRNRLIRNLSGGYQQRVGIAQAIIHNPDFVVLDEPTNGLDPNQIAEVRNLIKKIAEDRTVILSTHILPEVQAVCDHIFMIENGQLIFSGTVRDFDNYIIPNTIFVSLRENPGEAELKELEGVLDVSYLGGIHYRLKYNDAVDVIDRVVEASVRKGWHLTEIRQEKSSLDSIFAELSKKSK
- a CDS encoding PKD-like family lipoprotein; its protein translation is MNKISYISLAAGVLMLNGCYEDKGHYDYTPTNGITLEVNPQNKTYYLGERYFYSPKVTYEQEGDSVNFSYWWEIMDKKEGVAAVDTACVGFDLDFYPNAEKSVGVRMCAMDLRTNVVHSSDEVTLTGQAALSQGWLILSEKSGESALSYIRPEMTDDKKCFYTEYPDLYKTLYPDESLGSGPKRLRQIIHNNSTVVVVIQESGSLYLNGSSYIKEMTVAQDFVGDVPVGLNVKDFFWGNGVDFLLDENGNLYSRDYLGDGRNVDLFTTPFTGVRMQLEGERLNIRDIIFTGKPTAAFFNAFNDAENRRLLWFGSGYNTSAIKRFYPIRMLDVDTLINLNDYGDWDLLYMRSGQESSWSDIPTFALFKRGDVVKALNMQVAYFVPTVNPPFSAIAMSSCDQSNFDGAKYLSEDSKFYRLRQRGYFFFSSGNTIYWYDLSTKKAYKFDEVEGGDVIVDLETNSSETELGVVTANGIFATFTIKNEHLFDPTHLIYQKEGFGRIVDLEFKWSNWNKYNIPKADE
- a CDS encoding DUF4843 domain-containing protein, whose amino-acid sequence is MNKIYVIFLVLVFFSCSEEKIMRYNAPENYIRFTSTYRDSVRVSFVNYPTENSFEVKLPVEIAGSVLASALDYEVVVDKDMSTGIEGTHFSLERVTFGAGVFSDTLRMKLNRTADMKEDEFRIVLRLKDNGNFTVIPSDNDYAIVRVSDKMSQPDWWDRGIVNDYLGTYSDDKYTLFIIVTNQTDLSEASPAEKRAYALQFKYWLEDQEKAGVTEYNGIKLAGITVPVRG
- a CDS encoding GH92 family glycosyl hydrolase, whose product is MKCQVLIVCVLIFLWLGAGIPARAQCVFDPVEYVNPLMGTQSTYELSTGNTYPAIARPWGMNFWMPQTGKMGDGWAYVYTANKIRGFKQTHQPSPWINDYGQFSLMPVVGTPEFDQDKRASWFSHKGEVAKPYYYKVYLAEHDVVTEFTTTDRAALFRFTFPENERSYVVVDAFDRGSFVKIVGNNRIEGYTTRNSGGVPGNFKNYFVIEFDKSFEYRHTFADGKLSDELYQQANHTGSVIGFRTEKGEKVHARVASSFISLEQAERNLKELGDDDFDALVEKGKTEWNEVLGAIQVEGGSLDQYRVFYSCLYRSVLFPRKFYEFDAAGNIVHYSPYNGNVLSGYMYTDTGFWDTFRCLFPLLNLVYPSRNREIQEGLINTYKESGFFPEWASPGHRGCMVGNNSASVLADAYLKGVRVADVEALYAGLVHGTEHVHPKASSTGRLGNEYYNKLGYVPYNVGINESAARTLEYAYDDWCIYRLAKALGRPEEEIDKYAKRAMNYKHLFDPETKLMRGKNQDGSFMTPFSPLKWGDAFTEGNSWHYTWSVFHDPQGLIDLMGGKETFVRMLDSVFAVPPLFDASYYGGVIHEIREMTVMNMGNYAHGNQPIQHMIYLYNYAGQPWKAQYWLREVMNRMYTPGPDGYCGDEDNGQTSAWYVFSAMGFYPVCPGTDQYVLGAPLFPRVTINFENGKKIQIIASGNDDGHRYVERMRLNRKVYTKNYITHADLLKGGRIEFRMSEQPNRLRGIGDADVPYSFSLKRE